The following proteins are encoded in a genomic region of Acidobacteriota bacterium:
- the bamA gene encoding outer membrane protein assembly factor BamA, translating into MIKRLVLLAFVLLVAVEALPQTSLDELKGLPIDSVEVVGNDGVATDTIRVYLSAYPGDPFMPEMIQDNFTNLWQTGLFDDIRVEAEKGPGGGVILRIHVVERPRIGGVEFRGNKDIKTSDLQEALDRDRVSIHVGSTVEQTLIRRAEETIRSIYAQAGQEGIEVTAELEEMTLPGERRLVFNINEGLKARVARIEFEGNDRFSDRRLRRAMEEVKKHNLYTWIRKKNLYTPSRLEADLENIRNFYRDYGYKDVQLGEPQIVTLPGRKPRVRITIPVTEGEVHTFGSVSMEGETVFEEDTLLGTWPLQEGDVLQRRPIEARIDFIEELYQRRGYIYSYVDTEYIELDDNVVDVKLNVFEGEQFRLGRLEFRGNNVTKDKVLRREIYLDEGDVMDMETFKLSLYKLGQLGYFKVTDNPEFQVNPEDKTVDVVVRGKEEGKNDIQFGGGYSEQYGFFYQLQYATRNFLGEGESVGVSMQQGARRDYFSLSYADPWFLDRPQSFGVSLFNSQSNYPQIVGIDAESVGGSVVYGFRLDRFESVSLLYGYQDTEQIVTLQAIPDREGNVPVASVLDRQFTTSAIVPQYRYDSRNDPYDSTRGSKISLSLAYNGGPLGGTIDMIKPVLNTSRFHPLTPKSSLSGNFEIGQIFPFDDDTCLHDFSNLTSSTELCVPQTERFFLGGEQSIRGFRSYSIGPREDVDGDGDLDAAGGYKYTSMNVEYVYKVNDPIRFVLWADAGQAYGHEQDWDLDQLRYSTGLELRVFLPVFQFPLRFIYAFNPDERPGDDDIFESFRFTLGNTF; encoded by the coding sequence ATGATCAAGAGACTCGTCCTACTCGCCTTCGTCCTTCTCGTCGCCGTAGAGGCTTTGCCGCAGACATCGCTCGACGAGCTCAAGGGGCTGCCAATCGATTCCGTCGAAGTCGTTGGAAACGATGGCGTTGCCACGGACACCATCCGAGTCTACCTCTCGGCCTATCCCGGTGACCCGTTCATGCCGGAGATGATTCAGGACAACTTCACCAACCTCTGGCAGACCGGCCTTTTCGACGACATCCGCGTGGAAGCGGAAAAGGGGCCGGGGGGCGGAGTGATTCTTCGGATCCATGTGGTGGAGCGTCCGCGGATTGGAGGCGTCGAATTCAGAGGCAACAAGGACATCAAGACGTCCGATCTGCAGGAGGCGCTCGATCGCGATCGGGTCAGCATTCACGTTGGAAGTACCGTCGAGCAGACTCTGATCCGGCGGGCCGAGGAGACGATCCGTTCGATTTACGCGCAGGCGGGACAGGAAGGAATCGAGGTCACCGCGGAGCTCGAGGAGATGACGCTTCCCGGCGAGCGCCGCCTGGTCTTCAACATCAACGAGGGGCTCAAGGCTCGCGTCGCGAGGATCGAGTTCGAGGGCAACGATCGGTTTTCGGACCGAAGGCTCCGTCGGGCGATGGAAGAGGTGAAAAAGCACAACCTCTACACCTGGATCCGGAAAAAGAATCTTTACACTCCCTCACGGCTCGAAGCCGACCTCGAGAACATCCGGAACTTCTATCGGGACTACGGCTACAAGGACGTCCAGCTCGGCGAGCCTCAGATCGTCACGCTGCCGGGTCGGAAACCGCGAGTTCGCATCACGATCCCGGTGACGGAGGGCGAAGTTCACACATTCGGATCCGTTTCGATGGAGGGTGAGACGGTGTTCGAGGAAGATACCCTTCTCGGGACGTGGCCCCTTCAGGAGGGTGACGTTCTGCAGCGCCGGCCGATAGAGGCGAGGATCGATTTCATCGAGGAGCTCTATCAGCGACGGGGCTACATCTACTCATACGTCGATACCGAGTACATCGAGCTCGACGACAACGTCGTCGACGTGAAGCTGAATGTGTTCGAAGGCGAGCAGTTCCGTCTCGGACGTCTCGAATTTCGCGGCAACAACGTGACCAAGGACAAGGTCCTTCGCCGGGAGATCTACCTCGACGAGGGAGACGTCATGGACATGGAGACGTTCAAGCTCAGCCTCTACAAGCTCGGCCAGCTCGGTTACTTCAAGGTGACCGACAACCCGGAGTTCCAGGTGAACCCGGAGGACAAGACGGTCGACGTCGTCGTTCGCGGCAAGGAAGAGGGAAAGAACGACATCCAGTTCGGTGGCGGATACTCCGAACAGTACGGTTTCTTCTACCAGCTCCAGTATGCGACCAGAAATTTTCTCGGTGAGGGGGAATCGGTCGGCGTGAGCATGCAGCAGGGTGCCAGGCGGGATTACTTCAGCCTCTCCTACGCCGATCCGTGGTTCCTCGATCGTCCGCAGTCGTTCGGCGTTTCGCTCTTCAACAGCCAGAGCAACTATCCGCAGATCGTCGGCATCGACGCCGAATCGGTTGGTGGCTCGGTGGTCTACGGTTTCCGTCTCGACCGGTTCGAGAGCGTCAGCCTTCTCTACGGATATCAGGACACCGAGCAGATCGTCACGCTGCAGGCGATTCCCGATCGAGAAGGCAATGTTCCGGTCGCGTCGGTTCTGGACCGCCAGTTCACCACATCCGCGATCGTTCCACAGTATCGATACGACTCCCGGAACGATCCCTACGACAGCACGCGGGGCTCGAAGATCTCACTTTCGCTCGCATACAACGGTGGGCCGCTCGGTGGAACCATCGACATGATCAAGCCGGTGCTCAACACATCCCGGTTCCATCCTCTGACCCCAAAGAGCTCGCTCAGTGGCAACTTCGAGATCGGCCAGATTTTCCCGTTTGACGACGATACCTGTCTGCATGACTTCAGCAACCTGACGTCCTCGACCGAGCTCTGCGTTCCTCAGACCGAGCGCTTCTTCCTCGGGGGCGAGCAGTCGATTCGGGGCTTCAGGTCCTACTCCATCGGACCGAGAGAAGACGTGGACGGCGACGGAGACCTCGACGCGGCCGGCGGATACAAGTACACGAGCATGAATGTCGAATACGTGTACAAGGTCAATGATCCGATCCGGTTCGTATTGTGGGCGGATGCGGGACAGGCATACGGCCACGAGCAGGATTGGGATCTCGATCAGCTGCGTTACTCCACGGGTCTGGAGCTGCGAGTCTTCCTCCCCGTGTTCCAGTTCCCCCTCAGGTTCATCTACGCGTTCAATCCCGATGAGCGGCCCGGCGACGACGACATCTTCGAGTCGTTCCGGTTCACGTTGGGGAATACGTTCTGA
- a CDS encoding OmpH family outer membrane protein → MKKLTLAFFVLMLAIPAIAQAPSRIAVIDVNRVLAESAAGKAAYAALQNVQKGHVAKIQAMEEEITRLEADYQQKRLSLSEDNLAAVEKQIADKRVALQRYGQDAERDLQAQRAQTLKTLNDRIMPLVEEVGKEMGFAVIFNKYESGLVYASDAVDITNVIVQRVDQMGQAN, encoded by the coding sequence ATGAAGAAACTCACATTAGCGTTTTTTGTATTGATGCTGGCGATTCCGGCAATCGCCCAGGCTCCCTCTCGCATCGCGGTCATCGACGTCAATCGGGTGCTTGCGGAATCGGCGGCTGGCAAGGCCGCGTATGCCGCCCTGCAGAACGTCCAGAAGGGGCATGTCGCGAAGATCCAGGCAATGGAAGAGGAAATCACGAGACTCGAGGCGGACTATCAGCAGAAACGTCTTTCACTGAGCGAGGACAATCTCGCGGCCGTCGAGAAGCAGATCGCCGACAAGAGAGTCGCGCTCCAGCGCTATGGTCAGGACGCCGAGCGGGACCTGCAGGCTCAGCGCGCCCAGACCCTGAAAACCCTCAACGACAGGATCATGCCTCTGGTCGAGGAGGTCGGCAAGGAGATGGGCTTTGCCGTGATCTTCAACAAATACGAGTCGGGACTCGTCTATGCGTCCGACGCGGTCGACATCACCAATGTGATCGTTCAGCGAGTGGACCAGATGGGCCAGGCGAACTGA
- the fabZ gene encoding 3-hydroxyacyl-ACP dehydratase FabZ — protein sequence MARSRCRGLRQDRCGSTCGRRRSRGGSRVCSTESASWREEAKVTEKTEFSDKPTLNIQDILKLLPHRYPFLLVDRIVEWEQDTRIVGLKNVTANEPYFTGHFPGAPVMPGVLIVEAMAQVGALLFLKDMPDRGSKLFYFGGIDRARFRKPVVPGDQLILELTVLKRRSNMCKYSGVAKVGDAVVAEAEIMSVMADRPE from the coding sequence ATGGCCCGATCACGCTGTCGGGGACTCCGGCAAGACCGTTGCGGGAGTACCTGCGGAAGGAGGCGCTCACGTGGCGGCTCACGAGTCTGTTCGACAGAGTCCGCAAGCTGGAGGGAGGAGGCGAAAGTGACTGAGAAGACCGAGTTTTCCGACAAGCCGACGTTGAACATTCAGGACATCCTGAAGCTGCTCCCCCACCGATATCCATTCCTCCTGGTCGACCGAATCGTCGAATGGGAACAGGACACGAGGATCGTGGGGCTGAAAAACGTAACGGCGAACGAGCCCTACTTCACCGGACATTTCCCCGGTGCTCCGGTGATGCCCGGCGTTCTGATTGTCGAGGCGATGGCACAGGTAGGCGCACTGTTGTTTCTCAAGGACATGCCGGACAGAGGGAGCAAGCTCTTCTATTTCGGCGGCATCGACCGGGCGCGGTTCCGGAAGCCCGTCGTTCCGGGAGACCAGCTGATCCTCGAGCTTACCGTGTTGAAGCGCCGATCGAACATGTGCAAGTACAGCGGTGTAGCAAAGGTCGGAGACGCAGTGGTCGCCGAGGCGGAGATCATGTCGGTGATGGCCGACAGACCGGAGTAG